A stretch of DNA from Halobacteriovorax vibrionivorans:
CCTACCAGGTGAGACTATTGAAATTAAAAATAAGGAAGTTCTAATTAATGGTCAAAAAATGTCTGAGAAATTAATTGCTACAAAAAATAATGATAATTATGAATATTTTCAAACAACAGTTAATGATAAAGAATTTGTTGTTAAAAAGGATATGGATAATATCTATAAATTAAATTTCAAAAAAACTAAAATCCCTGAAGGCCATTATTTTGTAATGGGTGATAATCGCGACAATTCCTCAGATTCTCGTGCTTGGGGTTTTGTACCATTTGAAAATATAAGAGGTCGCGCCTTCTTTGTGTGGTTTTCGATGAAACAAGATAGTTATTCAGGACAAATGACAATAAACTTTGATCGAATCTTCAAATCAATAAATTAATTATTGTTTACCAAGTCAATTCTCGTTGCGCCGTCATTGCCTTCATCAGGTGTCCAAGTTAAGTCTTTGTGCCTTCTCATCTCATTTCTAAGCCATTTCTTAAGTGTTCCATCACCATGCCCATGGACAATGATTAGATATGGTATATGACCCATTCTTAAATCATCAATACAAGAGAAGACTTTTTGCTGAAACTCACTTAGTCTCATTCCACGACAATTAACTTCAGTTGTATAATTAATTGTTTTGAAGACATTGATTTGTACTTCTTTCTTGGGCTTTGCCTTTTTATTGCGATCAATACCTTGTTGATCAAAGAGAGAATTTTTAGGAACTGTTATTTTTTTACCATTGACCTCGACAATGCAATTCTTACCCTTAATCTCAGAGACTACACATGTTGTATTTAGGCGATCGCAAAAATAGCGGTGCCCCTGTTTGATCTCTTTTGCTACGGTACGTACTTCTTCTTTCGCTTTCTTCTCGTCATGATCAGGCTTTAGCTTTTCAAACTGTTTACTTAGATGTGTAATTTCATTACTTAGGCTTTTGGCCTTAACGTCATTTAGGCCTTTAATGATTTTTCGTATCTCTTTTTCATAATTATCAAAAGCTCTCTGCTTTTCGAGAAAGAGAATACCTTCTTGAGACTTCTTTTGATTTTTTAATTCAAAGTTGAGCTGTTTATTCTCACGTAGTGTTTTATCGATTTTTTCTTGTTTCCGAGATAAATCCTGTAATAACTTTTCATATGTTACATATTTTGTATCTAACATCTTCTTAGCATTATCGAGAATTTTTGTAGGGATTGAATGTTCATGACTTAAGCGTTTGAAGATTTCAAGGGCCATTGATGAACCAGGGGTCCCCATAGCAAGTTTATATGTCGGACAATTCTTTTCAAAGTCATAACCAACATGGGCCGAAAGGAAGTCTGGATTGTCTTGCATTTTGGTTTTTAAAAGTTGGTGGTGAGTTGAAATAAGTACATCACATCCAAGCTCATGTGTAACATAGTTAATTATAGAGTATGCAAGAGAAGATGCTTCATCTGAAGATGTTGAATTAAATATCTCATCAGCGGCAATAAGTGAGTTATTTTGAATATTTTCAAGCATACCGAGAATGACTTTAACTTCACCAGCAAAAGAACTAAGTCCCATCTCAAGATCTTGATAGTCGCTATCAAAATAGAAGATATCTGTTTTGTACTGTAATTTTGCCTTTTGTGCAGGAATGAAAAGCCCAAGTTTAAAAAATAGATGAGATATGACAATACTCTTTATACTTACTGTCTTTCCACCTGTATTAGGCCCAGAAATAATTATGCCTTTATGATTACTTTCTAGTTCAATACTATTTGTGACACACTCATCGATTAAAGGATGATAGAAGTCTGTAATGATGGTTTCACCATCAGCACTGATTTCTGGATAGCAGAAGTTTTTTGCATGTGAATAACTTGCTAATGTATTTGTATAATCAAGTGAAATATAGAAAGAATAAATATCTTTCATTACTTGAATATCATTACTGATTTGTTCAGAGTAGCCTTTACAGATCTGAGATAGTGCATAATCAATCTTGGAGTTTATTTCGATTAATTCGTTGGCCATTTTTCTCGTCGATACAGGTTCGACAAAAAGTGTATTTCCTGTTGATGATCGAGCGACAATACTTCCAAGATCACTTCGGTAAGAATCACTTCTAATAGGAATGACA
This window harbors:
- a CDS encoding endonuclease MutS2, which translates into the protein MNNPTILSQTLSNIDWSKIASEITTYAKFDTNKSIIEQNPKVYEFESLASHFSNLNELIKKIDEIGSLHEIFFSNLRDNQENHNALNYISKGGVATIDQLNFLANLIENLFPIKRTLNFGDYREILEDFINKTQRLKSKFINPFRKFVDADGSVHLEKHPIIAPLIQEQISLERRIRETINFILKDEDISKRLQMDTFDIINERFVIPIRSDSYRSDLGSIVARSSTGNTLFVEPVSTRKMANELIEINSKIDYALSQICKGYSEQISNDIQVMKDIYSFYISLDYTNTLASYSHAKNFCYPEISADGETIITDFYHPLIDECVTNSIELESNHKGIIISGPNTGGKTVSIKSIVISHLFFKLGLFIPAQKAKLQYKTDIFYFDSDYQDLEMGLSSFAGEVKVILGMLENIQNNSLIAADEIFNSTSSDEASSLAYSIINYVTHELGCDVLISTHHQLLKTKMQDNPDFLSAHVGYDFEKNCPTYKLAMGTPGSSMALEIFKRLSHEHSIPTKILDNAKKMLDTKYVTYEKLLQDLSRKQEKIDKTLRENKQLNFELKNQKKSQEGILFLEKQRAFDNYEKEIRKIIKGLNDVKAKSLSNEITHLSKQFEKLKPDHDEKKAKEEVRTVAKEIKQGHRYFCDRLNTTCVVSEIKGKNCIVEVNGKKITVPKNSLFDQQGIDRNKKAKPKKEVQINVFKTINYTTEVNCRGMRLSEFQQKVFSCIDDLRMGHIPYLIIVHGHGDGTLKKWLRNEMRRHKDLTWTPDEGNDGATRIDLVNNN
- the lepB gene encoding signal peptidase I, which gives rise to MSELIEEKILNRKKTFIKMTRDSFIIIISLLIFRSVLFEPYRIPSGSMIPTLEIGDFILVKKFQYGLKVPFSDIALGNINLTPTYLFRTNEVERGDIIVFKYPNDLKINYIKRVIGLPGETIEIKNKEVLINGQKMSEKLIATKNNDNYEYFQTTVNDKEFVVKKDMDNIYKLNFKKTKIPEGHYFVMGDNRDNSSDSRAWGFVPFENIRGRAFFVWFSMKQDSYSGQMTINFDRIFKSIN